A region from the uncultured Draconibacterium sp. genome encodes:
- a CDS encoding acyl-CoA desaturase translates to MKNIRYSKQKLDFTTDLRNSVNEYFSKNNIQPNGNWRIYVKTIFMAFLYLAPFILMTSGLVSSVALVLVCWLIMGLGMSGLGMVTMHDANHGSFSKNQKVNRFFGNSLYLLGGFPANWRYQHNTLHHGFTNIEGHDEDIAPPGVLRFSPHRPLKKMHRYQHIYAWFFYCLMTISWIVAKDFKRLKKYEEMGAKLSNKRKFNRLLIDVIISKVLYYGIFLILPLFTIPVSWYWIIGGFMLMHFTSGLVLSTIFQTAHVVPTSEYPVPDEEGELSNNWTIHQLYTTCDYSPKSSIFSWLVGGLNYQVEHHLFPYISHVHYKDISKIVQAKAKEYKLPYHVNKSFAQAVWQHIKMLKLLGEYSSSVKRANQVSKSHKVVAF, encoded by the coding sequence ATGAAGAACATTCGATACTCAAAGCAAAAACTCGATTTTACAACCGATTTACGAAATTCGGTAAACGAATATTTCAGCAAAAATAACATACAGCCAAATGGAAATTGGAGGATTTACGTAAAAACTATTTTTATGGCCTTTCTATATCTGGCTCCTTTTATTCTTATGACCTCAGGACTTGTATCTTCAGTCGCACTGGTATTGGTATGCTGGCTTATTATGGGACTGGGAATGTCGGGACTGGGAATGGTGACGATGCACGACGCCAATCATGGTTCTTTTTCCAAAAATCAAAAGGTGAACCGGTTTTTTGGCAATTCGTTGTACCTGCTTGGGGGCTTTCCTGCGAACTGGCGCTATCAGCACAACACACTGCACCATGGTTTTACCAACATTGAAGGACATGACGAAGATATTGCGCCTCCCGGAGTTTTAAGATTTTCGCCTCACCGTCCCTTAAAAAAGATGCATCGTTATCAGCACATTTATGCCTGGTTCTTTTATTGCCTGATGACCATTTCGTGGATTGTAGCCAAAGATTTCAAACGATTAAAAAAGTACGAAGAAATGGGCGCCAAATTAAGTAACAAACGGAAATTTAACCGGTTACTAATTGATGTAATCATCTCAAAAGTGCTTTATTACGGTATTTTTCTTATACTTCCATTATTTACAATTCCTGTTTCGTGGTACTGGATTATAGGCGGATTTATGCTGATGCATTTTACCAGCGGACTGGTACTAAGCACTATTTTTCAGACTGCCCATGTAGTTCCAACTTCGGAATATCCTGTTCCTGATGAGGAAGGTGAACTTAGCAATAACTGGACGATACATCAGTTGTACACTACATGCGATTACTCCCCTAAAAGCAGTATCTTTTCATGGTTGGTCGGAGGCCTGAATTACCAGGTAGAACATCATTTGTTTCCATACATCAGCCATGTACACTACAAAGATATTTCGAAAATTGTGCAGGCAAAAGCCAAAGAATACAAGCTTCCGTATCACGTAAACAAAAGTTTTGCACAGGCGGTGTGGCAACACATTAAAATGCTAAAGTTGCTTGGGGAGTACAGTAGCTCCGTTAAACGTGCTAACCAGGTTTCTAAAAGCCATAAAGTTGTTGCATTTTAA